Part of the Mauremys reevesii isolate NIE-2019 linkage group 4, ASM1616193v1, whole genome shotgun sequence genome is shown below.
CTGCCCCTTGGTGCACTGCCTGCCTCACAGGATCATGGCCTTGGGAGGCTGCAGCCGGGAGGGAGGGCACATTCAGCTATTTCCTCCGTCCCCTTTGGTGACCCTCTCGTGCCCCTGCAGGGGGATGCATTAATAGGCGCTTTCCTCCCCCTAACTCACCACGTGAGTGCTTTAAAGAGCAAACCCGACTTTGTCAGAGCGAGAAGAGGGGGAGCCAGACACCCCCTGCACAGAGACCCAGccatgccctgccccctggcGCTCGCCCGTCCCAAACCTCGCAAGAAAGCGTTACGGAGGGGAGAGGGcgggggagggatttggctggccccgctcagctgcGCTCTCTCTGGACGACAGAGacacccggcccggcccggccctggcaCGAGCCCTCCCGCTCCCCCACCCCTCGCCGTGCAAAAAGCCGCCCGACAAGTTTCTTGGAACTTTGCCTGGCCTGACGCAAACAATGGtgcagggccccatcctcccggGGCAGCCAATAGGCAGCTGGGGGACCCGGTTGCCACCAATCAGAGGGCGCTGGACAGTTCCCCGGTCCTGACTGACCTTCAGCCGGCTGGCGTGGGGGGGATAAAAGAGCCCAGAGGCGGGAGCGGAGGTTTGGCTGCTGCAGCTGCCGCCCGCCATCCCTCCCGCCTTAGAGCCGGGCAGAGGCGGTGAGGACCCGGCGCGGCCAGAGCCGAGCGGGACGGAGCGCGAGCCCCAGGGGGAGCGGCCGCCGTTCAGGGGGCTCCCGCGAAGCGCCGCCCCTGCTCATTCACTGACGCCCCAGCAGCGCCTGGAAGCCGGGGCTCGGCAGCGGCCCGGCAGAGCGGGTGCAGCGAGAAGCCTCCCCGCCCCCGGGAGGGCGCCGCTGCCCTGCGCGCAGCCAGAGGTGAGCGCCGAGCCACggcccccgcggctgcggctgcCTGGGCTCGCTGCGCCGCCCCCTGCGCGCCGTGCCGCGCTACCGGTGTCCCCTGCGGAGAGCGCCGGGCTCGGCcgggggggagaggccggggaggctgcagggagactcgggagggagctggagggtcagggcaggagaAGGGGCTCGGCTGTGGGGAGGCCGGGGAGGGACAGGAGAGGAGacgaggggacagggagaggcaccttgggggagggagggtatcGGAGCTGGGTGAGTGGGGGAGATTTGGGGACAAGGCACAGGGAGCTCTGGGTAACGGGGTGAGTCAGGGAGATttggggacagggagctgggtgACGGGAGATTTGGGGATGGGCCACAGGGCGCAGGGTGACGGGTGAGTGGGAGATTTGAGAATGTGGAATAGGGAGCCGGGTTATGAGGGTGAGTGGGGGGAGATTTGGGGATGGGGCACAGGGAGCTGAGTTTGGGGGGTGATTTGAAGATGGGGGAATAGGGAGCCAGGTTATGGGGGTGAGTAGGGGGAGATTTGGGGATGGGACACAGGGAGCAGGGTGACGGGTGAGGTGGGGAGATTTGGGAACAGGGAGCTGGGTTACAGAGGGTGATTtggagatggggaacagggagctgGGTTACAGGGTGAGTGGAGGGATATTTGGGGATAGGGCACAAGGAGCTGAGTTatgggggtgagtggggatagGGAACAAGGAGCTGGGTTATGGGGGTTAGTGCATCTCTACCATTTTGTATATTATTGAAAATATGTGCCCTCCTGAGTCAAAAATGTACAAAGTTAGAGCAACCCCAGCACAGTTCTTTCCACTTAGTATCTTTCTCAGGGTGGCAAAGCATAAGCCTTCTTTACAAGGAAAGGCACTGTCTTAGCCTCTTGGATACCAAAGTGAATCATTAGACACAGGCCCTACCAGCTTGAAGAATTCCTCAAGGCAGTTTAAACAGGACAGTGACTGTGAGGAGACCTCTGTGGCCTTGAGAAAGAACATTTCAGTTTGGACCAGATTGGTAGTTCAGTTTGCTGAACTGATAAATCTGAATCAGTCCTGCCCTCCACATAAAAGTTAGAAATGAACTGTGATTAAAAGCACAACCAGAgttggaaaaggaaaaaaaagaacaggGCTTTGCTGGGGAGAGGTGTGTGTTATCGTGCTGCCACCAGgttcactggggagggggagtgacTGACTCACTACCAATCATTAAATcacatttttggtttgtttttttggaaaGTGTTTCCATAGGTCTTGGACCTAATGAGGCATTTTGACAACGAAGTGGGGACAAGCCCCTCCTGAAACCCAAGCTCAGCGATGCCTTGGAACGTCAAATGGCTGAACAGCTACAGCAGCCACAATTCCCAGTCCCAAAAGCAATGTAAGAAATCCTCCTTCGCCTTTTACCAGGcagtgagggacctgctgcctgTGTGGCTTCTGGAGGACATAAGAACAATGGAGGCCTTTCACTGGGAGGAAGGCGGAAAGGTGAGCACCTATTCTccctctgaggctcttctctatGCCCTGGTGCACAACCACCAACCTTATGCTCAGTACCTACTGAATAAGTTTCCTCAGAGCGCCCTGGCCATACCCAGCCAAAACTTCAGCTGCTGCCAGTCATCAGCTCCTCACCTAGCCATGGCAGTTCGCTACAACCGGACCCACATCCTCTTCAGAATACTGAAAGCCATCAGAGGctttccagagagagagagagccaacTACTTGGACCGCAGGGGATGCAGTCGCGTGGAAGGCAGCAAAACTGTCTTGCATGTGGCCTGTGAACTGTTGAGACCCGAATGTTTGCTTCTAGTGCTGGGTCATGGGGCCTCCCCCTGCTTATGTGACTGCAATGGGAATACCCCTTTGGACATCTTGCTCCAGCAGATTTCTCAGACCCCAGCGGTTAACATGTGCACCAAGCTCCTCTTGCTAGATTCACTTTTCCTCTTCATGCCTCAGGAACTCCAATTTTCAATGAAACAGCAACTGCTGGACAATCACCAGCCCTGGCAGGATCTTTTGGGAGAGAACAGATTCCAGTGGCTGGCAGGTTTAACTCCTACATCTCTGTTCATCACGGCTATGCGTGTCTTAATCAGGAGCATTTCACCTGAACAATTCCCAGAGGCACTGGAAAATCTGCCTTTGCCACAGTTTCTGAAGCCTTTAGACTTGAAATTGAAGAACTAGGGGACGTGCCCAAGAGCCTCCAGCTTGTGTGGTTTCGGCAGATGTGGGGCAATGCTCTTGTTTTAATTAgaacatgtttttaaaaggatTGTATCTGGCACTTTACAtatctttttatttaaagatCATTGTAGTGAGTAATTTTCACACCACTTTTTATAAAAGTATTATATGGTATGTGTAACTTAAGATACATGGGTGTATATATTTGTAAACAGGTGTAAATAAACCAGTGGCAGATATGACTGAAAATGGGAATCTAGTAATTTAAAGTTCTGATGTGACATATCCATGTAAGAGTGGTAGAGAGAGGCCCTTTGGTTCTGTCCTACCTTTCGTTTAAACATGGCACAATTCTGGaacaaaacaatttatttttacaaGTATCCTGGTAGGAGTTGTGAGGGAAacattatatatacatacacacgcaCACTAAGGCATAGGTGAAAAATTCTTGATCTTGTACAAAAACGaaggtatttttaaaagaatctAACTAAATAACGATGACAAGGATATACATATTAACAAAAATGGCCATGTGTATGAAAACCAGATTGTTTTCCCATAATGTTCTGTGTTCCCTTTGCCCTTCAGTGAAATCAGAGGGGCCTAGCTGTCATCTCTCTTTTTGCTGTGGAGGGAATGGCCAAGATTTGGTTAGAAGGAGGTAATACATCATGGTTTCATCCTCCCTCAATCCTGCAGAGGCACCTTCACGTGAACACTGTATGTTTGAGGCACTATCGTCTTAGGGGAGTGGCTAGGAAAAGGAGGAGCAGAGCTGAACAGAGCCATTCTCCTTGCTATTGTCCTCCTGCAAACCCACAGGAACATTTTTGTGCAAATTGATGTCTGCATTCTGTCATGTGGATTCTTCTTTGTTGTCATTCTCCATCGCCACCCCAAACATATGTTGGCATAAGTTGTTGAAAAGCCTATGGCATCCTTAGTCCCTGTGGGTATTTAGGGAGCAGCTTGGATGCACTGGACCTCCACCTGAATATCTTGACCCTCAGTGGATGACCAAAGATACATGGAATATTCCCAGAGATTCTCCAGACATCTCTGCATTGGGAGAGCTATGCCCTTGTCCGCTCTGCAAGGAGCAAATCTTGCCTTCCCCCACCAGTCATTGTAATCTTCATGGCTTCCACAGAGTTTTCCACCTACCTTTGGCTCTACAGTAGGAGGGCATTAGCTGagttgcagggtttttttggcaCCCAAGACTCTCGCCATGGAGTCAGTTATTATATTAGAGATTTCAGCCTCCTAGCTCCCTACAGGGAGATGCACAGAGCAGAAGTGAAAAGCCCTTGTTTGAAACATAAATCCCTTTGATCATTAACAAGTTTGGTGAGAAAAACTATGAAAAACACAGAGCAAGCAACTGTAAATTGTTCACAGTTCAGCTGAATAGATTCTAGAGAGTTTCTCCAGTGTGGAACACCCCTCTTTTAAAAACATACAGTCCTATTGGATATATGATAATATAGGAAATACTAGAGGGTTGGTGTGCTTCAGAAATTTGAGATGCAACAGAGGAAAAAATAGTTTGTTTTACGCTGAggtagaaaaacaaacaaacgaggGTGATTGCTCAAGCTAATTAACACAGGAAATGCAGATCCCTTGCTGGGGTGGCTTGAAATAACCAAAATAAGCAGTCTTTGAACCTCCCTCCCCCTGACCCCATTACCTCAGGGATAACAAAATGCAGCCCCATAGTAGAATTCACTGAACTGCTCAAAGCCAAGAATGCCTCTCACAGCAGTATAAATAGCTGTATTGCTGGATTCTTCATACGACTATATCTTTCCCATTATTCCAGGAGCACTGCTGTATAAGTGCTCCTGGAATAATACTGCTGTATTTATTGCATAAATAAACTAGAAGATAAAGCAATCAGTTTTGCTCTCCACTCCATACACACATAAAAAACTAGCCTTCATAACACCATGGGCTAGGGAAATACAGGGTTTTGAAAGGATGCTCGGAAGTAAAGAATTGATTTTTTTAGCA
Proteins encoded:
- the ANKRD9 gene encoding ankyrin repeat domain-containing protein 9 — its product is MPWNVKWLNSYSSHNSQSQKQCKKSSFAFYQAVRDLLPVWLLEDIRTMEAFHWEEGGKVSTYSPSEALLYALVHNHQPYAQYLLNKFPQSALAIPSQNFSCCQSSAPHLAMAVRYNRTHILFRILKAIRGFPERERANYLDRRGCSRVEGSKTVLHVACELLRPECLLLVLGHGASPCLCDCNGNTPLDILLQQISQTPAVNMCTKLLLLDSLFLFMPQELQFSMKQQLLDNHQPWQDLLGENRFQWLAGLTPTSLFITAMRVLIRSISPEQFPEALENLPLPQFLKPLDLKLKN